In Euphorbia lathyris chromosome 2, ddEupLath1.1, whole genome shotgun sequence, the sequence TGAGATAGGGAGATCCCTTGTCACCATACTTGTTTTTGCTGTGCGCGGAGGGGTTATCTGCTCGAATCAAAAAGGAGAAAAGGGCAGGGAGATTGCATGGTGTGAATTTAGGGGGTGGAAGCCTGACGATAAGTCACTTGCTATTCGCTGATGATTCTATTATCTTTGGGAAGGCAAACCACACGGAAATAAATAATGTAAAGAGGGTGCTTGCTGAATATGAAGGGGCATCGGGCCAGATGGTAAACTATGAAAAATCGGATATTTCTTTTAGTGTTGGAGTTGAGGAGGGAAGGAAgagtctgttgaaacacctttccacatgattttgatttgacaaaattatttatgtgaatgataaaaatattctaacacattaaatttaaatgctttgatttattcacactaatgtgtttgttcaatgttgagttaattgatttataagacattgagataaaaagcctaaaggcccataagagaaagtcaagcccaagtcaacagatcaagacctcacggcccaggaagacaaaacgcagtcgttctaagcaaagcaCTAGCTCAGCGTGAAGAaagatcgagaagccttctatcaattgcttcaagatgaagctgctgagttgaacgacaagaagtacaagtcagcgggagaacagaaccaacttgtagacaaagtatttctactttgggtaaagctcagaagacgtaATAAGCTGTCTGgaggactttactataaatggcgaaacattctgttcatctgatgaaaagctgctgagcactgccatggatagaagatacaagaatttcattggccaacgacactgagcacatCTAGAATGatagcgacaggaagccgttagcctccaccggttatttcgaaattcgaaatcaccggtgcttgaagtgtcactataaataggcctttcaaatgcttcattcgatgcagatcttcaatcaagtcgaaacgctgaccaaattcatacttgaagttctgtgaaaagcaaagcaaaccttacaccaattccaatctttgtgtaaaagtctagagtgatttcattcatctaaagtgtcttagcaattgttgtttaggacaaacacttatcatttctagaagaatagaaaggagaagttgagtactcggttatagtactcagcggtagacatgggagtgagtagaggaatagaggaaggtactcttgtatactcagcttctgttgtaaagggttttgtgctctacctttaaaaagctcagtagaggattcaaaaagctcggaacgagttccggggactggacgtaggcggagaggccgaaccaggataagtctgctgagtaacatatttctaaccttaaactcctttatatattgcttgctataaaactgactaagtaacgaactcacgctgagttgagtgcactaagaagctgagttcgggaatagacttaagtgctatctcctgactcaaggaaagaaacagacttagtcaccagttgactaagcttgtgtcttaaatctacttagtgccgctgtgtaaaccttttctcaaagaaaagaagtcagccttaacggataaaattttaaatagttcctatccccccttggaactaaccttgtcacgttatacgggaccaacagagTCAGCTTATTGAGTTACTTGGGGTGAAGGAGGTGGGCCATCTGCCCAAATATTTAGGAATGCCAACCCTTGTAGGGCAATCAAAGAAAATAATCTTTCAGCTTATACTTGAACGACTATCAAAAAGACTTCGTGGATGGGTGGGAAAAGCTGTTATCTAGTGGAGGGAAGGAAATTCTTATTAAGGCGGTGGCTCAAGCAATTCCACAGTATATCATGAGCTGCTTTCTGCTTCCGCCTACATTTTGTAAAGAAATTCAGGCTCTTATTAGCAGGTTCTGGTGGGGAGGAAATGAGGTTAAGAGAAGGATGCATAGGCTCACATGGGATGTGTTGTGTAAGGCCAAGAGGGAGGGGGAGGGGATTGGTTTTAGATGGTTTGAGTCGTTCAATCTGGCTATGGTAGTGAAACAAGTGTGGAGATTATTGAGAAACCATCACTCACTCTGTGCCCGAATATTTAAAGGCAAATACCACATGAATACCGGTTTCAGTAACGCGAAGGGGGGTGATAAGCAGAGTTATATGTGGAAAGGCCTGTTAAAAGGAAGAAAGTTGGTGGAAGCAGGCATGCGTTGGCATATGGGGGGGGTGGAAACTCTATTGAAATATGGAAGGCCCCATGGGTGCAATCCTTACCAGTGAAACGCCCACTAACAAAACTGATTTCTACTGATATTTCTTTGGTTGCAGATTTAATTGACCCAACGGAGGGGACTTGGAATCGACCATTGATCAATGAGTTGTTTGGCGCGGATGAAGCTGCGGAAATACTCCAACTCCCGCTTAGCAGAAGTCTTCTGCCGGATAACTTGTACTGGCCGACCACTCGATCGGGTGCCTTTTCTGTTAAAACGGCCTACTTTCTGAAGGAGAAACAGATATTGGAAGCACATGATTGACCATCGACATCTCAACTTTAAGCACAGTGTCATTGGTTTTGGAAGTTAAAACTTCCattgaaaataaaacattttatttGGAAAGCGACACGAGGAATTCTACCTACGTTTGAGAACCTCTGGAAAAGAGGAGTGCAAGCTCCAATTGTGTGTCCACGATGCAACAAGTCGGAAGAGTCTGAAGTTCATGCCATGCGAGACTGTTCATGGGTTAAAGGCTTGTGGAAGCAAGTGTTCTTAAATGACTGGAGGTGGAATTGTAGGGTGGCAACGTTCAAGGATTGGCTCGAGTATCTGTATTCCCTTGGACATGAATTGAATATTTATCAAGTTATAATCCATTACTGGTTCATCTGGTTTAGTAGGAATCAATTGGTACACTTGAAGGATGCATGGGATGTTGATAGAGTGTTGAATTCGGCACGGGAATGGCTGGAAAATTGGGACGTGAATACGGGACTGGCGTGTTACCGGCGTGCGAAAATGGACTGCAGGATGGCGGTCTGGACAGCTCCTCCTGTTGGCGTGTACAAAATAAATGTGGATGCCTCTTGGACAAAGAATATGACGGGAGGAATTGGGGCTGTCGTTAGAGACGAGAGGGGTGATGTTGCGTTTGTGGCAGCAGCTCCGTTGCATCCAACGGTTTCGGTGGAAGTTGCTGAGATGAATGGTTTGTTGCTGGGACTAGAAACTGCTTGGAATGGGGGATGcagaaatgtgattttggaaattGATAACTTCGCTATTGCTAAGGCTCTTAATGGTCAAGGAGAGATCGAGTTTATCGGTTTATCTATACTCGAAGATATAAAGCTTTGGTTCCCCAATTCTCATCGCTGCAAGTTAATCATATACGGCGAATTACGAACACAACGGCGCACGAGGTGGCTAAATGGGCGAAAGACTTACCTACTCTTGTAATTTTTATTGAAGAGGTTCCCAGTTTTTTGGCTTTAGTATATCATCTGATAAACTTAATTTGCTTCCTTAGCCTTATTGGCTTTTGTATCTATCTGATAAACATTTGTTGCTTCTTTAGCCTTATTGgctttctatcaaaaaaaaaaaaattaaataaatctattcaaaataaataaataaatggaagAGACAAAATAACTTGGGCTTCCGTGAAAGTGATTGACTTTGTGAGATAAGCTACCTTGAATAAATGCTGCAGtgagtttaatttttaattaaaaataatataatatactacattgaattataaaaaattagaggCCTCACAATTTGTGAGGCCTTGGCCCGGCGTTTACAGCCTGTTGTGAAAATTCGTGTGATGTTGAAAAGGAAACACTTAAGGGAAATGATTTTGAAGTCTTTAACTAATTACTaaggaaaatattttcaaacGTACAGGAGTGTAGTTGAAGCACTATCAAGTTAGTGATGCACCTGCACGATGTGAGGATGCAAATGATGCACCGAAATTAGGTCCacactttttaatttaataccaaacttttttagggataaggtactaaaataaaCCTATGattttttgggaagtatcaatttaggctccacgtataaaatagcacgaatataggcttaacgtttaaaaaatggtatcaatttaggcctcgataacgaaccgagacacgtcattgatattactccgttaaattCTGACAATTGtaccatagacctattttggtatcttatcccattttttttaattaacaggTAAAAAACCGGAGTTACACCAATTTctgattcaacctttgattccGGTTCAACCTCGGTCCATGTTGGTTTGTTGAGGATTTAACAAACCAGTACAATTCGGTCTCGGCTTTTGATTCCCGATTCGATCCGAATTTTATAACATTGGTTTTACTGTACaatataatttcattttatttttttcttttcgtgtttacataaatatttttacGGTTTTGATCACATTGACTTTAATGACCATGCAATATTTGGTCATTTACCGTTAGATCTatgcttattagaatcctaaggtggagattcgaAGCATCGTgcgacttagatttaataagcccatatctaacagtgaatgaccaaatattgtatggtcattaaggtccatgtgaataTTCCTGATATTTTTATACTGATAAAAGACaatgtgcaaaaatatccctaacgtttatagccaagagcaatttacccttaacgtttaaaattatgcaattttaccctaacgttggcagctaagaacaattttacccataacgttgtcaagttggatcaatttcaaatattattgtAAAACACctatattttgttctttattcttcatcaattgcatatcagttcgtttttaaaaaaaattatattttttgcgatttaataataaattggaggttaatatttattatttcggtgaaatattttgaacttttttttgtctaactctTAAAATAGACAGTGTATTTTTTTTCCaggtctaatcatatgttttataatatgttactaataagtgataaaatgactcacatgtgaaGGGTAggtgacaagattcatgatcgagaagataatttgatgaattatttttaaaattgacagcattaggggtaaaattgctcttggttgctaacgttaagggtaaaattgacctattttagacgttatgatAAAATGGATTGTTGTTGtttgggtatttttacaccttaagagcatctccaagagactcttagtgaactctctataaataatataaatagttgactcttagtgatttaagagtgactaagatatatcatctccaacaatgttccaacaatgctccttatattcactcggagtactttattattaaaattattatttatttatatattaccaatagtgtgaggagagagacttattaataataaattattaataaaatatgaaGTTAGGagacactaagaggtggagagatgcTATTAATAGAGTGGATGAgaaggctcttagtgatttgaggagccattaaaagactgttggagctgattttttattcttcctccttaaattttaacttaaaagccaatttaagaggctgtGGCTgtggctgttggagatgctctaataaaCATTTTCCTTTCCAATTTCCATTATTGGAATTTGGAATATGGCTCTATCCGGCGCCGTTCCAAACAAAATTGCCAATTCCTTCCTATTGAATTGTATAGATAACTttctacccaaaaaaaaaaaaaattgtatagaTAACTACGGTGGAAAACGCAACAAATGAGTAATCAGATTGAGCCATCTACTCCGGTCCAGAAGCATAGTATCAGATATCCAACTTGATTCCAATTTATCCAGAAGCATCAACGTATTATCCAAACAGATATTCTCTTTTCCCCCTTTTTCCAATGGCTTTCTCTTAATTCCTTCAATTCACACCTCCACTTCGCGATGCCGCTTCTCATCCATTCGCCGGAGTTCTCTACCGTTAAAGCTCTCTTTAATCCTAATCCGATTCCTAAGCTCATCAAGGGCCTGAAGAATGACGTCACGTTTAGGTCTACCGCTAGAGCTGTAGCTGGAAGTAAGTTTGGTGCGAAAGGTTGTGAGGTTAGGGTTTCTGAGTTGAATCAAAATATGATGTTATATGGTCAATTCTCTGCTCCTGTGAAGGAAGAAACGAAGCCGAGCAAAGAGGAAGAGGATAAGCAAAATTATTATGTTAATATGGGTTATGCGATTAGGACTTTGAGAGAGGAGTTTCCCGACATCTTTTACAAGGAGCTCACTCTTGACATCTACAGGTTTCAAATTCAATgctgtttaattattttctttattgatTTAGAAAGAAAACAGATGAAATGTTCCgttgttttttcaatttttgcaTTGTATAAGAGAAATCAGTCTTCATAACCATGCCCGCTATTGAATTGATACTCTGTTATTGAATATGATTCTCTGTTTTTCTCTTGAACTTTGATAGAATGTGAGAAATTCTTATACACAAATGTATTAGGCTTTTGTTTGTATTTATTGCTGCTAATGCGAGTTTGTATGTCCTGCATTGATATGTCCGTAATGAGATACATACAGCACTAATACTCAGCATATTCTTATTGATTCTTTCATGTTCTGTATCGAATTAGCAATTGATTCATTTGATTTGCAGTTCCTAGTTTCAGTTTGTGTCCATATAACTGAAGCATAAATTATGAATATACTATATTCACATTACTTCCTCCTCCTAGATCATTCAGCTGTAGCCTTTAGACTCTTCAGAGGCGGTAGCTCGGTAAGACTAGAGGGAGGCGTGTGCTGCTCTGAAACTGGAAGTCTCGAGTTATTTTTGCTGATATCGTGAGAGATTTATATATTGTTTGTCACTGCCATCTCCTTGTAGCAATTAAATGTCGAGAAATAATTATTATGCCAATCTTTTGTATGTAGAAGTAGAAGTTCACCTTTCACAACTAGAGAGCTTGCAGAAAAGAGTCGACTTTGTTGGTTTCTTTTATGTATAGTAGAAGCTGCTAATTTTGGTTGTGGAGATAGGATAGGATCACCTGTAGACACATGCCCTATGTATATTTTTGCTTCCCTACAGGAAGATAGATCCTTTATAAGCTTTTTGCACTATTCTGGCAAGATAAGTGGAGTTCAATACGTTCTGGGAAGATGTTGCTTGTATACGTAGATTGCAATTTCTGTGTCATTTTAAGGGTGTCCTGAAGTTTATATACGTGTTCTATGTTTTTCTCAATGTGTGACATCTATTACAAGTGCAAAGGGCTGCCCTTAACATGCAAATCATTGTGTAGTTAGCAGGAATGAAATATATGATTGCTGTCAAACAGGCAATTGGGCAATCATGCGTTAGGGTTCCATTCATGAAGATATGTTTTTCTGATTGCTCTTTATATTTTGTAGGGAGGACATTGTATTTAAAGATCCACTCAATACTTTTGTGGGCATTGAGAACTACAAGTCAATCTTCTGGGCACTGCGCTTCCATGGAAGGATATTTTTCAGGGCTTTGTGGATTGACATAATCAGTGTGTGGCAACCTGTGGAAAATGTCATAATGGTTCGATGGACGGTACATGGTATCCCTCGTGTCCCTTGGGAGAGCCGTGGCCGTTTTGATGGCACATCTGAATACAAACTTGACAGGCATGGAAAGATCTTTCATCACCGGGTTGACAATGTTGCTCTCAGTTCACCCCCCATGTTTGGAGTGCTGGCTATGGAGGAATTAATCCAATCTATTGGTTGCTCTTCCACACCAAAACCAACTTATTTTGAAGTTTCATCTGCCTGTTCAAAGCGAAAGTAAcagttacccaggttccatttCAAATTTTGGTATGTAGTTGCGCTGTATAAATACTCAACTCTATACTGGCTTACAGGTATGTGACTTGGTTGTTTCAGCAACCAATATATATAGATCTGTTGATTGTCTGCTATTTTGATTGATTTTTAGCCTTGGGTTTACATGATAGTATTGTATAATATCTCTGTATAAATCTTGTATATATGAGTTAAAGACGGATGAACATATTAATCCATTTTTTCTTTGCTCATCTTGAGATTCTAGGTGTATAAGATTTCTTCTAAGAATGGTGACTGGATTccttattgttttatatttgtCCATTTTATGCAAATGTATTTAGTTCTGAGTGATAATGTTTAAATTTGTTCTGCGGAATATATCCTTAATATAAGACATGAGAACGGGGAGTAATTTTGAGTCCAGACAGTGGTAGAGTCAACCTTTTAACTGTTTGGAGAGCATAAAATAAAAACTCATTCTATATGGGATGTGTTCCATTTTTTTTGTGTGCCTATCCAGTTCAAAATAATATCGTTTTTGGGAACAGGCTTGGTTACAGGTTTATAGGGTTAGCTCTCTTAGAGGGTTAGCTGATGGATAGGATAGAAGTCGGGGCTAGAGTAGAGGGAAAGGGCTAAACCTACTCGCAGTACACTAGCTATATCTTATTTTTCATACCAAGACCATGAGAATAAATTTCGACTAAGTCGAAGAATCTATTCTAAAAGAAAGGAAGGAATAGCTTATGGTTTACTGTAAGAAGTAGAAGCTGAAGCTGAAGCTGATGGCTGACTTTCTTTCGAGAAAGATCAGTTGGAGCAGAGAAGTTGGAAATGTCTCAATCtgctttatgtttttttttttttttttgataaacaaTCTGCTTTATCTGCTCCAATAGTTAGTTCTACTTCGCTTTCAGCTCACCATTTTTCCCATCGAGTTAGCTAGTTAACGGATTTAGGAAAGAATTGCAGGCAAAGTAATGCCCTTGCTACGATTTCCAGGTAACATTTGGTATTCCTTTAGGTAATGGGGTACCCCCCTTACTCACCAAGTCAAGATCCAGAAAAAAGTAATCTATCTTTCTAGGAAAAACTAGCGCTTAGAGTTCGGTGTAAGGAGAAACCATTCCCGTGTGGAGACAGCCTCCCTTAAAGGAATGTCTATATGGGGTCACCACTCTTATCTTATTAGTAGAAGACAGAGTGGGAAGCAGCAGAACATGAGGCCAATCGATAAATAAAGGTGTAGTCTGTCCTTTCTTTGTCTTTTTCGATGGGAGGGCAGCTTTCTATTAGTTGGGCTTCAcacattatataaaaaaatataacaagtGTGCGAGACAAAGAGCGTCAACCTATGGAAAAACGATGCCTATTGAGTGCAAGCCATACACTAGACAGACTATGGTAGTTCAGCTGCGCGTTTATTAAAGTCAACTATAACGGATCCTTTCCATTTGAGTTGGTCAACTTCAAGGATTTTTGTACCTTTACAAACGTAAGGGCGGAGCAGGCGACTCGGGGCCTTTTATGGCCTGAATACTGTCGCTATCCTTTTGATAGTATGAATAACACGATCTCAGGGTGGTTCGTGGATCACTTTTGGGATCGCAtttatcaattactaccatcaACGGATATGTTAGGGGTTCCCCCTACCACTAGCCGGTTAGGCATGTCGGTGGAAGGCTCAGGCAAGCGAAGGATATTCGCAATGGGGAATTATATAAATCAAAGCCTCTTGGCGCCTGTCCATGACTTTATGTCGGAGGTGCTTAAGCGCATACCAATGGATGGTATGTTTAATCAGACTAGACCGCTTGGCGCCCTCAAAGGCATTAACACTCTTTTGACTTTTGATTTGAGTGTTGCCACTGATAGATGGCCTCTTTTACTTGTATTTGAGGCCCTTCAGTGTTTATTTGATCGAACCCTTGCGTCTAGTGCTGTTAATTCCTACCTGGCTACAAACATATTCAAGGTTCCCTTTGTTCACCATAGGCGAACAACTGGTGTTCTTTCCGCAATATGTTTTGTTGCTGGGCAAGCATTAGGATATCTGGGTTCTTGGCCTCTCTTCGCCTTCACACATCACTTAGTGGTCTGGTTGGCGGCGAGTAGGGTTTATCCCAAGAGGCGTTTTAACAAGTATGTTGTGCTCGGTAGTGACCTTGTCACGATGCCAAGGTAGCTGATGAGTATAGGAGAATTATTGAGCAGTTAGGTGTAAAGATTTCGCTTCCGAAATCCCTAATTTCTGATAATGGGTCCTTGGAGTTCGCAAAGAAGTTCATAGTGGACGCTGGTCTTTTGGACCTGTCCCAGGTTTCTGTAAAGAACCTGCGTAATTATTTCCACCCAAATGGTTTAGCCGCTATTcatctaaaatatcatataaagCGGTTTTCTACTTTTTGTCGGATTGGAAACGTCGGCTATAACTCTTTCGTCCTTGTCCTCGAAACGTCGATGGGCTTCTTGGACAAAGATGCACTTGCCACTTGAATTGTGGTTGGATGACAGTCTCCCTCTTAATCCATATCTTTGGGGTCTTATTGTTGCAAAATTGCAACATGACCTCTGGCCTAAAAATCTTCAAGTCATTCCAGatcaatatttttctcaaatagGAATGAAAGAATTTCTTGAATGGTCGTTATTTTGGTCATGGATGGAGTCATGGCTATCTTATGTTCGATGGTACGCATCTTGTGCGCTTCGGCCGGATGTTTCTCTTAACGAGTTAATCAACCAGGCACCTGTCATCAACACTCACTGGGCATGGTAGTACCTCTTTCCTTATGTGGGCTTGTGGTGTTGAACAGCCACGAGCTCACAGGGGTGTCGTTGTCTGGCCTAACAACCAAACAACAACATCTCACTACACTGTCAGGAACTATAGGGGATGCCGATGTTTTGTACTAGGGCAAAGAAAAACATGCACCCTTCATCTATTATgttagatataaaaaaaaaaaaaaggcggtccggtcgcattacgcgtccccgctgagcgagggtccggggagggttAGATATATTTGCCTAAAAAATGTTAGGGGTTTTTTGGGGTGCATTTTCATCTTATAAGTAATTCTAAATTTGTAATAGCAAAATGAAGCATTTTTCAAACGGTGGGAGTTCCCTAATCATTAGGAATGTAAGCGGAGGGGCGTGTGGCGGGAATACATTCCCTATCCCCGTTTCCTATTTAACGGGGATTCCCAGTTTTTGAAACATAAAAAACTTTCTGTCTCCGTAGAGATCCTTATTCCCTGATTCTTTCATTTATCAtttctttaaatttaaaaaagataaaaaaaaaattaaatctattATCAGTTATGAAACATTTCAGATTTTAAAAGAGCTATAAAGAAGAAATTAAAAGCAACACAATCTTTAACAATAAAAGAGAAGACGAAGATTTTTTCGAGGAATCTGAAAGTATTCCTGTGGGGGCATTATCGGGGACGGGGTTTCTGCGGCGCAGATACTTATGCCTGTCTCCATTCCGTCCTTGTTCTTGTggggataaaaaaaaagatcttGATCCCCATCTGCAGGGATTCTAGAGAATTTTTTTGTTCCATTTGCAAGCTTACTAATCATGTAGAAATTTGTTAAAAAGAGAATTGTTTTTCTATGTTTGAGTTGAGACAACAATTTGTGAGTTGGTTTCTCCATAATTGGATAAACTATTGACTATTGATGCAtacatttttcctattttactgCATGGAGTATTATTTAGAATAAGGAAGATTTTGATTTGGGGGGCACTTGTAATTAATGTGTCCTTTCCTTTTGCTGTCCTGCGGTGCCTCTGCACTATTGTACCAGCTACATTTTATGTGTAATTCATTATGACAGGCAATTGTGTTCATTAATAATCACCGCAATTGATAACAAGCAACAACCCCACAAATACTCCAAAATTCTTAGTCATTAAACCCATTGATACATTTCtttagaaacaaaaaaaaaaaaaaaaaaaaaccattgaTTCAAAGCCCATTAGGTAAAGTTGGATGTGTCAAGGGTTGTTAATGGTGCAGGATTCACTGTTTTCGTCGGGGAATACTCGAAAATTCGTTATGGATGGAGATGAAGaattgttttattttcaaaattggGACAGTGACGAGAATGAGAATTTTTCTATCCACATAGCTCgaataattattaataaattatatattttataactatTAAAGTTAATTTGTACATGTAATAAATATGATTATAACATTTTCGATATTCCTTTTTATTTCTCATCAAACGAATGACATCTTCTTCTGGAAATCCTACCTATTCTGAGCATGATAATGGGGAATCTCATAGCTATTATTCAAACAAGCATGAAACGTATGCTTGTATATTTGTCCATAAGTCAAATCAGATATGTAATTATTGGAATAATTGTTGGAGACTCAAACGGTTGATATGCAAGTATGATAACTTATATTCTCTTCTATATCTCCATGAATCTATGAACTTTTGCTTGTATTAGATTATTTGGTCTACGTACCGGAACAGACAACATTCGAGATTATGCAAGATTATACACGAAACATCCTTTTTTGACTCTCTCTTTAGCCCTATGTCTCTTATCCCTAG encodes:
- the LOC136217133 gene encoding uncharacterized protein; the protein is MPLLIHSPEFSTVKALFNPNPIPKLIKGLKNDVTFRSTARAVAGSKFGAKGCEVRVSELNQNMMLYGQFSAPVKEETKPSKEEEDKQNYYVNMGYAIRTLREEFPDIFYKELTLDIYREDIVFKDPLNTFVGIENYKSIFWALRFHGRIFFRALWIDIISVWQPVENVIMVRWTVHGIPRVPWESRGRFDGTSEYKLDRHGKIFHHRVDNVALSSPPMFGVLAMEELIQSIGCSSTPKPTYFEVSSACSKRK